In Marisediminicola antarctica, one DNA window encodes the following:
- a CDS encoding maltokinase N-terminal cap-like domain-containing protein: MTALPEFLSTWITEQRWYAGKGRAPVWERLGGFDLPDPDGQAHITVHLFLDTAERPLLYQVPLTERSAPVAGLDHALIGSYEENGVTRFVYDGPRDEACAKAILRLILDEGAVLPDDGAPGIAARGHCVPTTPAIEIRGARVLSGEQSNTSIIYDMVGLDGTGAKPIICKVFRSLHHGENPDVTLLSALAGAGSTVVPQSIGHINGQWHDTGEPTGFAHGHLAFAQEFFPGVEDAWRVALEAAEAGEDFTERARTLGEATADVHTTLAGVLPTHAAAPRDIAATIASMRARFDEAVAEVPGIEQHRAALQSVYTRAATSVWPAMQRIHGDFHLGQVLWVPGRGWIILDFEGEPMRPMLERAREDFPLRDVAGMLRSFDYVAGSVAQSRGQSVTDWALAARRAFLDGYISGYGTDLRADRSLLDAFEIDKALYEAVYEARNRPAWLSIPLAAIDRLVERAAS, translated from the coding sequence ATGACAGCCCTGCCCGAATTCCTGTCGACCTGGATCACCGAGCAGCGCTGGTACGCGGGCAAGGGCCGAGCCCCGGTCTGGGAGAGACTCGGCGGGTTCGACCTGCCCGACCCGGACGGGCAGGCTCACATCACCGTCCACCTCTTCCTCGACACGGCCGAGCGGCCCCTGCTCTATCAGGTGCCGCTGACCGAGAGGTCGGCACCTGTCGCCGGACTCGATCATGCCCTCATCGGCAGCTACGAGGAGAACGGCGTCACCCGGTTCGTCTACGACGGCCCGCGGGACGAGGCCTGCGCCAAGGCAATCCTTCGCCTCATCCTCGACGAGGGCGCCGTACTCCCCGACGATGGCGCGCCCGGCATTGCCGCGCGCGGACACTGCGTCCCGACGACGCCCGCGATCGAGATCCGTGGTGCCCGCGTGCTCTCCGGCGAGCAGTCGAACACCTCGATCATCTACGACATGGTCGGGCTCGACGGCACTGGGGCCAAGCCGATCATCTGCAAGGTGTTCCGGTCGCTGCATCACGGCGAGAACCCCGATGTGACGCTCCTCAGTGCTCTCGCCGGCGCTGGCTCAACCGTCGTGCCGCAGTCCATCGGACACATCAACGGCCAGTGGCACGACACGGGAGAACCGACGGGGTTCGCCCACGGCCACCTCGCCTTCGCTCAGGAGTTCTTCCCCGGCGTCGAGGATGCCTGGCGCGTGGCCCTCGAGGCGGCGGAGGCGGGCGAGGACTTCACCGAGCGGGCACGCACCCTGGGCGAGGCCACCGCCGACGTGCACACGACCCTCGCCGGAGTACTTCCGACGCACGCGGCCGCCCCACGCGACATCGCCGCGACCATCGCGAGCATGCGGGCCCGGTTCGACGAAGCGGTCGCGGAGGTGCCGGGGATCGAGCAGCACCGCGCGGCGCTCCAGTCCGTCTATACGCGGGCAGCGACATCCGTCTGGCCCGCCATGCAGCGCATCCATGGCGACTTTCACCTCGGCCAGGTGCTCTGGGTGCCCGGCCGCGGCTGGATCATCCTCGACTTCGAAGGCGAGCCGATGCGCCCCATGCTCGAGCGTGCGCGGGAGGACTTCCCTCTGCGGGATGTCGCCGGGATGCTGCGCTCATTTGACTATGTCGCCGGCTCCGTCGCCCAATCCCGCGGCCAGTCCGTGACCGACTGGGCGCTCGCGGCGAGGCGTGCATTCCTTGACGGGTATATCTCCGGCTACGGCACGGACCTGCGGGCGGACCGTTCGCTGCTCGATGCGTTCGAGATTGACAAGGCCCTGTACGAGGCTGTCTACGAGGCGCGCAACCGACCCGCTTGGCTCTCGATACCGCTCGCCGCGATCGACCGGCTGGTGGAACGCGCCGCCTCCTGA